The Porphyrobacter sp. HT-58-2 genome has a window encoding:
- a CDS encoding ATP-binding response regulator has product MPNDAADTLLTLLHERGEDAHAATLAALLDDYAALARAKDAAEAANEAKTRFLASVSHEIRSPLNAIYGYAQLLERGEGHNPVEAGKVIRRSAEHLSNLVEGLLDIAQVESGSLKLARNTIRFPAFLRQVVDMFAPQATMKGLSLTLDAPPSLPEFVRTDPKRLRQVLINLLSNAIKFTDHGTVALKVHYRNQLARFEVVDSGIGIPPDDMARILMPFERGGGASAERAGVGLGLAITQALVHIMGGELTVESTPDEGSRFIVRLMLSQPLTPPADLPEGETPHLYLGRERRLLLIDDDPAHREALRALLEARGFRVKSAASGEEGLAQAGDMQLDLVLLDVSMPGMSGWETAALLRQRHGQRLRIVMLSGEAQQSGPEENGAPVNDVFVTKPFDFAVLLDVISQQLGLEWPQPPTSAKDDAHAALPTLMVAEARPHLDEIARLVRIGHVRAIEAQIDAIAALGPQAAALAERMRVYLDAFDLKALAALARTENGT; this is encoded by the coding sequence TTGCCGAACGATGCCGCCGATACCCTGCTGACATTGCTGCATGAACGCGGCGAGGATGCGCATGCGGCGACGCTGGCGGCGTTGCTCGACGATTACGCAGCACTGGCCCGCGCCAAGGACGCTGCCGAAGCCGCCAACGAAGCCAAGACCCGCTTCCTCGCCAGCGTCAGCCACGAGATTCGCTCGCCGCTCAATGCGATCTACGGCTATGCCCAGCTGCTTGAACGCGGCGAAGGACACAATCCGGTCGAAGCGGGCAAGGTCATCCGCCGCAGCGCCGAACACCTGTCCAACCTTGTCGAAGGCCTGCTCGATATCGCGCAGGTCGAAAGCGGATCATTGAAGCTGGCGCGCAACACGATCCGCTTTCCTGCCTTTCTGCGGCAGGTGGTCGACATGTTCGCTCCGCAAGCGACGATGAAGGGTCTGTCACTCACACTGGATGCACCGCCAAGCCTGCCCGAATTCGTCCGCACCGATCCCAAGCGTTTGCGGCAGGTGCTTATCAATCTCCTGTCCAACGCCATCAAGTTCACCGATCATGGGACAGTCGCGCTGAAGGTGCATTACCGCAACCAGCTGGCGCGGTTCGAGGTGGTCGACAGCGGGATCGGCATCCCGCCCGATGACATGGCGCGCATCCTGATGCCGTTCGAGCGCGGCGGCGGCGCTTCCGCAGAGCGGGCAGGGGTCGGCCTCGGCCTCGCGATCACGCAGGCGCTGGTGCATATCATGGGCGGCGAACTGACGGTGGAGAGCACGCCCGATGAAGGCTCGCGCTTCATCGTCCGGCTGATGCTCTCGCAGCCCCTGACGCCGCCTGCGGATCTGCCAGAGGGCGAGACGCCGCACCTTTACCTCGGGCGCGAGCGCAGGCTGTTGCTGATCGATGATGATCCCGCACACCGCGAAGCCCTGCGCGCCCTGCTGGAGGCGCGCGGCTTTCGGGTAAAGAGCGCCGCCAGCGGCGAAGAAGGGCTGGCACAGGCAGGCGACATGCAGCTCGATCTGGTTCTGCTCGATGTCTCCATGCCGGGCATGAGCGGGTGGGAGACAGCGGCATTGCTGCGCCAGCGCCATGGCCAACGGCTCAGGATTGTAATGCTATCGGGCGAAGCGCAGCAGTCGGGCCCGGAGGAGAATGGTGCTCCGGTCAACGATGTGTTCGTGACCAAGCCGTTCGATTTCGCCGTGCTGCTCGACGTCATCAGCCAACAGCTCGGTCTGGAATGGCCGCAGCCGCCCACAAGCGCAAAGGACGACGCCCACGCCGCGCTGCCCACCTTGATGGTGGCAGAGGCCCGGCCCCACTTGGACGAAATCGCACGGCTGGTGCGGATCGGCCATGTCCGCGCGATCGAGGCGCAGATCGATGCCATCGCCGCGCTAGGACCGCAGGCGGCTGCATTGGCAGAGCGGATGCGCGTGTATCTTGACGCTTTCGACCTCAAGGCGCTGGCAGCGCTGGCGCGGACGGAGAACGGGACATGA
- a CDS encoding response regulator produces the protein MIATDRPSSARDCILVVDDNPESLRFLVDTLEAEGMDVLIARSGEATLELLGEVLPHLILMDAVMPGLSGLETTRRIKANPASAHIPVIFMTGLTDPDHVIAALETGGVDYVRKPVVVGELLARMRVHLANARASYRSRLALGRAGRSLAAIGIAGDLLWCTPQAEGLFQRLDPDWDSNSSRVPLGLAPALAQLRGDPGHGSNVTLKLAGIEIEVALAESDRPEEALFKITEVGEASKVDVLLRNTDLTRREAEVLLWVSYGKTNRTVSEILGISPRTVNKHLEQVFRKLGVETRAAATAVAVRYLSE, from the coding sequence ATGATTGCGACAGACCGCCCATCCAGCGCGCGCGACTGCATTCTGGTGGTCGACGACAATCCTGAATCATTGCGCTTTCTGGTCGATACTCTCGAAGCAGAAGGCATGGACGTGCTGATCGCTCGCAGCGGCGAGGCAACGCTTGAACTGCTGGGCGAGGTGTTGCCCCATCTCATCCTGATGGATGCGGTGATGCCGGGCCTGTCGGGGCTGGAGACCACCCGCCGGATCAAGGCGAACCCGGCGAGCGCGCATATCCCGGTGATCTTCATGACCGGCCTGACCGATCCTGATCATGTCATCGCTGCCCTTGAAACCGGCGGGGTCGACTACGTCCGCAAGCCTGTGGTGGTCGGCGAACTGCTGGCGCGCATGAGGGTGCATCTTGCCAATGCCCGCGCCTCGTACCGCTCGCGCCTCGCCTTGGGCCGCGCCGGGCGCAGCCTTGCGGCTATCGGCATTGCAGGCGACCTGCTGTGGTGCACGCCGCAGGCCGAGGGCCTGTTTCAGCGCCTTGACCCTGACTGGGACAGCAACAGCAGCAGGGTGCCGTTAGGCCTTGCTCCCGCCCTTGCCCAATTGCGCGGCGATCCGGGCCACGGCAGCAACGTCACGCTCAAGCTTGCCGGGATCGAGATCGAGGTCGCGCTGGCCGAAAGCGACCGCCCCGAAGAGGCGCTGTTCAAGATCACCGAAGTGGGCGAGGCTTCCAAGGTCGATGTCCTGCTGCGCAACACCGATCTGACCCGGCGCGAGGCCGAGGTGCTGTTGTGGGTCAGCTATGGCAAGACCAACCGCACGGTCAGCGAGATTCTCGGCATCAGCCCGCGCACGGTCAACAAGCACCTGGAGCAGGTGTTCCGAAAGCTCGGTGTGGAAACGCGCGCTGCCGCAACTGCAGTCGCTGTGCGGTATCTTTCTGAATAA
- a CDS encoding sterol desaturase family protein, giving the protein MAGVRVGNRIIGADSPVTVGWENIGRVEGGPIKQFVFTWFQPAVLFGLIAFWYYAPNEWALASIGIAIGLGFKVLLLGLEWVNPRYRSWQLTWKEFATDVFYVGMGYTLLRIVDAYIGDGVMIEAVQNAFDWEKVSWFTGLPLLVQAILISMIFDFGQYWMHRGMHNWYPLWLTHAPHHYITQLNINKGAVGNPVELFLIGLGIGGFFDFLPRAALLAGAIGMAVGTYQHINVRFNTPRWWRFIFNTTEHHSVHHSQDYEATRSNYASTWIIWDRIFGTCVDGEAELLGMEGGRRMDIAETMVFPFTEGYKTFKAWLRGRLQTPETAEPQAEPAE; this is encoded by the coding sequence ATGGCCGGAGTACGGGTTGGAAATCGGATCATCGGGGCAGATTCCCCCGTTACGGTCGGATGGGAGAACATCGGCCGGGTGGAAGGCGGCCCGATCAAGCAGTTTGTCTTCACCTGGTTCCAGCCGGCCGTCCTGTTCGGCCTGATCGCCTTCTGGTATTACGCCCCCAACGAATGGGCGCTTGCCTCGATCGGGATTGCGATCGGCCTCGGTTTCAAGGTGCTGCTGCTGGGCCTCGAATGGGTCAATCCGCGGTATCGCAGCTGGCAGCTGACCTGGAAGGAATTCGCCACCGACGTCTTCTATGTCGGGATGGGCTACACGCTGCTGCGGATCGTTGACGCCTATATCGGCGACGGGGTGATGATCGAGGCTGTTCAGAACGCCTTCGATTGGGAAAAGGTCTCGTGGTTCACAGGCCTCCCGCTGCTCGTTCAGGCCATCCTGATTTCGATGATTTTCGATTTTGGCCAATACTGGATGCATCGCGGGATGCACAACTGGTATCCGCTGTGGCTGACCCACGCGCCGCACCACTACATCACCCAGCTCAACATCAACAAAGGCGCGGTCGGAAACCCGGTCGAACTGTTCCTGATCGGTTTGGGGATTGGCGGGTTCTTCGATTTCCTGCCCCGCGCGGCCCTGCTGGCGGGCGCGATCGGCATGGCGGTGGGAACCTATCAGCACATCAATGTGCGCTTCAACACCCCGCGCTGGTGGAGGTTCATCTTCAACACCACCGAGCATCATTCGGTTCACCATTCGCAGGACTACGAAGCAACCCGCAGCAATTACGCCAGCACCTGGATCATCTGGGATCGCATTTTCGGCACCTGCGTCGATGGAGAGGCCGAACTCCTGGGCATGGAGGGCGGTCGCCGCATGGATATCGCCGAAACCATGGTGTTCCCCTTCACTGAGGGTTACAAGACCTTCAAGGCATGGTTGCGCGGGCGGTTACAGACACCCGAGACTGCCGAGCCGCAGGCGGAGCCGGCCGAGTGA
- a CDS encoding TonB-dependent receptor domain-containing protein yields the protein MNIAKNALIRRTLLSTTLLTGIALAAPAMATEDLTAEVLAEDAAADAAAEAPEDGPIVVTGSRLRRDSNLDSPSPVVSITAESFRGEQEVADALRTIPALSASVSSAQSVAPGEVGSGGAVGAATLNLRALGAERTLVLVNGRRHVAGVAETSVVDINSIPSALIKEVEVLTGGASAVYGADAVTGVVNFILDREFDGLEVGLNGSISDRGDGESFDGYVKFGKNFADGRGNITLVGDYAYDKGIRFGDRAQFRDGNLATNGPNPDLRFQRGDLGTNTPNFSNFFSLANGRFPYGFVIPTPGSSRYNQIFPTGTTPTTAEQALIDRALAAPTRAIGPQYQFNITSAGGVIIPANFADPFSDIDGNGRSDCTESFTGFNGLFDYAGFGALGGCWIATGNGIDVITDDGLIASNFNSFGGQAVIFDNNGFLIPQTERGGFNVLADYDISDKVNAYFEGKYFRQETTFGTNQNSFYDLLTIAPDNPFIPDVLRPISDAAGGLFITRDPTDLGPNIDTNISETFRFVGGFKGDLTDEIAFDLSANWGRYDLKSINRNNVLYDRFLAAIDVTSDAQGNPVCRSELDPTVRSPSTPFGIPTGEFGYLTFVPGQGQCKPANLFGVGSISQEAVDFMTVTTTNTFRTELFEIHGLVSGDTSAFFNLPYDSIQFALGAEYRHEKSNSVFDPLVRGILPVTTVDGTAGQFVGDAPGFDGNGFSQTSLATPPDGFFQNSGGSYSVVDIFGEIGTTLVEGVPFVEELRLELAGRYSDYSTVGGVFTYAINGFWAPIEDVRFRGTYSRAVRAPNISELFAPPQAAFFRPFDPCDQTEIDRLSAAGDPNVTNRIANCRADGIPEGFSDPLSARFAGTIAGNPDLREETADTYTVGVVLQPRFIPGLAITADYYNIRIDDAISTIAAQDVVDNCYDSTNFPNDFCNSFTRNRDAASAQFLGFNSLNLTTINFVRIETAGLDASVSYRTTIGQHRLGLSATASWTDKIDFFFDPTDLTRIDPELGEIQRPEWSGRATATYGIGDFNLNYTVTYLDGMALRGVEIETIDAQFGPAGLVDETWTHNIGASYTFTNLGLEVFGGINNLSDVKPFITERAYPVSPIGRSFFLGLRWTM from the coding sequence ATGAACATTGCAAAGAACGCGCTGATCCGTCGCACTCTCCTTTCCACCACGCTCCTGACCGGGATCGCGCTCGCTGCGCCGGCCATGGCCACCGAGGACCTCACAGCCGAGGTCCTGGCCGAGGATGCAGCCGCTGATGCCGCAGCTGAGGCCCCTGAAGATGGCCCGATTGTGGTCACCGGCTCGCGCCTTCGCCGTGATTCGAACCTCGATTCACCTTCGCCGGTTGTCAGCATCACCGCCGAAAGTTTCCGCGGCGAACAGGAAGTCGCCGATGCGCTGCGCACCATTCCGGCGCTGTCAGCCTCCGTCAGCTCCGCCCAGTCAGTGGCGCCGGGCGAAGTCGGGTCGGGCGGCGCGGTGGGCGCGGCAACGCTCAACCTGCGCGCTCTGGGTGCGGAACGCACGCTGGTGCTGGTCAACGGCCGCCGCCACGTCGCGGGTGTTGCCGAGACTTCGGTTGTCGACATTAATTCCATTCCCTCGGCTCTGATCAAGGAGGTTGAAGTCCTCACCGGCGGCGCCTCGGCGGTCTATGGGGCCGACGCAGTGACGGGTGTGGTCAACTTCATCCTCGACCGCGAATTCGACGGGCTCGAAGTCGGCCTTAACGGCAGCATCTCCGATCGTGGCGATGGCGAGAGTTTCGATGGCTACGTAAAGTTCGGCAAGAACTTTGCCGACGGGCGCGGCAACATCACGCTGGTAGGCGATTATGCCTATGACAAGGGTATTCGCTTCGGTGATCGCGCACAGTTCCGCGACGGCAATCTGGCGACCAACGGGCCAAACCCGGACCTGCGTTTCCAGCGCGGCGATCTCGGCACAAATACGCCCAATTTCAGCAACTTCTTCAGCCTTGCCAACGGCCGTTTTCCCTATGGTTTCGTGATCCCTACCCCGGGCAGCTCGCGTTACAACCAGATCTTCCCGACGGGGACCACGCCGACGACCGCCGAACAGGCACTGATCGACCGTGCGCTCGCCGCGCCGACCCGCGCCATCGGCCCGCAATACCAGTTCAACATCACCTCGGCCGGCGGGGTGATCATCCCGGCGAACTTCGCCGATCCCTTCTCCGACATCGACGGCAACGGGCGGAGCGACTGCACCGAGAGCTTCACCGGCTTCAACGGCCTGTTCGACTATGCGGGCTTTGGTGCGCTGGGTGGATGCTGGATCGCAACCGGCAATGGGATCGACGTGATTACCGACGACGGCCTCATCGCCAGCAACTTCAACTCCTTCGGCGGTCAGGCCGTTATCTTCGACAATAACGGCTTCCTCATTCCTCAGACCGAGCGTGGCGGCTTCAACGTGCTGGCCGATTACGACATCAGCGACAAGGTGAACGCCTATTTCGAAGGCAAGTATTTCCGCCAGGAAACCACCTTCGGCACCAATCAGAACTCGTTTTACGACCTTCTGACAATCGCGCCTGACAACCCCTTCATCCCGGACGTGCTGCGGCCGATTTCCGATGCCGCAGGTGGCCTATTCATCACCCGCGACCCGACCGACCTCGGCCCCAATATCGACACCAACATCTCCGAGACCTTCCGCTTTGTGGGCGGGTTCAAGGGTGATCTGACCGACGAGATCGCATTCGACCTGTCGGCCAACTGGGGGCGTTACGACCTCAAGTCGATCAACCGCAACAACGTGCTTTACGACCGGTTCCTCGCGGCAATCGACGTGACGAGCGATGCACAGGGCAACCCGGTATGCCGCAGCGAGCTTGATCCGACCGTACGTTCGCCCTCGACCCCGTTCGGTATCCCGACCGGCGAGTTCGGCTATCTCACCTTCGTGCCGGGCCAGGGCCAGTGCAAACCTGCCAACCTGTTCGGGGTGGGTTCGATCAGCCAGGAGGCGGTCGATTTCATGACCGTCACCACCACAAACACCTTCCGGACCGAACTGTTCGAGATTCATGGCCTTGTCAGCGGCGACACCTCGGCCTTCTTCAACCTGCCCTATGACAGCATCCAATTTGCGCTGGGTGCCGAATATCGCCACGAAAAGAGCAATTCGGTCTTCGATCCGCTGGTACGCGGCATCCTGCCGGTCACCACGGTCGACGGCACGGCAGGGCAGTTCGTGGGCGATGCGCCGGGCTTTGACGGCAACGGCTTCTCGCAGACCTCGCTTGCTACCCCGCCCGACGGGTTCTTCCAGAATTCGGGCGGCAGCTACAGTGTCGTCGATATCTTCGGTGAAATCGGCACGACGCTGGTCGAAGGCGTGCCCTTTGTCGAGGAGCTGCGACTTGAACTTGCCGGACGCTATTCGGACTACAGCACGGTTGGCGGGGTGTTCACCTACGCCATCAACGGCTTCTGGGCGCCGATCGAGGACGTGCGCTTCCGCGGCACCTATTCGCGTGCAGTGCGCGCGCCGAACATTTCGGAACTGTTTGCCCCTCCGCAGGCTGCATTCTTCCGGCCTTTCGATCCGTGCGATCAGACCGAAATCGACCGGTTGAGCGCGGCGGGCGATCCCAACGTCACCAACCGTATCGCCAACTGCCGTGCGGACGGCATTCCCGAAGGCTTCTCGGACCCGCTCAGCGCCCGCTTTGCCGGGACCATCGCCGGCAATCCCGACCTGCGCGAGGAAACTGCCGATACCTACACTGTCGGTGTGGTGCTGCAGCCGCGCTTCATCCCCGGCCTTGCGATCACGGCGGATTACTACAACATCCGGATCGACGACGCGATCAGCACCATCGCCGCACAGGATGTGGTCGACAACTGCTATGACAGCACCAACTTCCCCAATGATTTCTGCAACAGCTTCACCCGCAACCGGGATGCAGCCTCGGCGCAGTTTCTTGGCTTCAACTCGCTCAACCTGACGACCATCAATTTCGTTCGTATCGAGACAGCCGGGCTGGATGCCTCGGTTTCGTACAGGACGACCATCGGCCAGCATCGCCTGGGGCTTTCGGCCACGGCCTCGTGGACCGACAAGATCGACTTCTTCTTCGATCCGACCGATCTTACCCGGATCGATCCCGAGCTGGGCGAAATCCAGCGTCCGGAATGGTCAGGCCGCGCGACAGCGACCTACGGGATCGGCGATTTCAATCTGAACTACACAGTCACCTATCTCGACGGGATGGCGCTGCGCGGGGTGGAAATCGAAACGATCGACGCTCAGTTCGGCCCGGCGGGGCTGGTGGACGAGACCTGGACGCACAATATCGGCGCGTCCTACACCTTTACCAACCTCGGGCTGGAAGTGTTCGGCGGGATCAACAACCTGTCGGACGTGAAGCCTTTCATCACTGAGCGTGCCTATCCGGTCAGCCCCATCGGGCGGTCGTTCTTCCTTGGACTGCGCTGGACGATGTAG
- a CDS encoding DsbA family oxidoreductase: MNAQSPRSLTIDIYSDVMCPWCLIGYGQLQKALAELDGEITAEIRWRPFELNPQMPPEGEEQEAHLQRKYGRPAEEGARLRGQMKTIAEGAGVSLSWEGEGEAPPAMMWNTRDCHKLLAFALEQAGPEVQTRLKLALFSAHFNRRERLGERAVLLDIAASVGLHREAAKAALDDPALEARVIAEEQQAWDLNITGVPAMIVSGKYLIPGAQSPEVYVNALRRVAQKSREA; the protein is encoded by the coding sequence ATGAACGCCCAGAGCCCCCGGAGCCTGACCATCGACATCTACTCCGATGTCATGTGTCCGTGGTGCCTGATCGGTTATGGACAATTGCAGAAGGCGCTGGCCGAGCTTGATGGAGAGATCACGGCGGAGATCCGCTGGCGCCCGTTCGAACTGAACCCGCAGATGCCGCCTGAGGGTGAGGAGCAGGAGGCGCATCTGCAGCGTAAATATGGCCGCCCGGCGGAAGAGGGCGCGCGGCTTCGCGGGCAGATGAAGACGATTGCGGAAGGGGCGGGGGTCTCGTTGTCGTGGGAAGGAGAGGGCGAAGCCCCGCCGGCGATGATGTGGAACACGCGCGATTGCCACAAGCTGCTCGCCTTCGCGCTCGAACAGGCTGGCCCCGAGGTGCAGACGCGGCTGAAGCTGGCGCTGTTCAGCGCGCACTTCAACCGGCGTGAGCGGCTGGGCGAGCGGGCGGTGTTGCTGGATATCGCGGCCTCGGTCGGCCTGCACCGTGAGGCGGCCAAGGCGGCGCTTGACGATCCCGCACTCGAGGCGCGGGTGATCGCCGAGGAACAGCAGGCGTGGGATCTCAATATCACCGGAGTCCCGGCGATGATCGTTTCCGGCAAGTACCTCATCCCCGGCGCACAGTCCCCAGAGGTCTATGTCAACGCGCTCAGGCGGGTGGCACAGAAAAGCCGGGAAGCCTGA
- the nudC gene encoding NAD(+) diphosphatase, translated as MHAPASSAAPLMAFAGSPLDRADHIRVDQAALGNLMNWRARVMNLDGLLPEFDDQGRLLWHTIADVAPDAELVFLGMLDDKAHFAPVPAEGSGGPAMPRAWQVMQMLQPEDLAIYGGARSLIDWHARHRFCANCGAPTKLVKGGWQRHCEACGTDHFPRTDPVTIMLVEHEDRLLLGRQPRFPPRMYSALAGFVEPGETIEEAVAREIHEEAGVRVRDVRYIASQPWPFPSQLMIGCTSVADDPELTIDKTELEDARWFTRAELEEARAAGEHGTDLLYFPRPFAIAHHLVSWWLDR; from the coding sequence ATGCACGCGCCAGCTTCCTCTGCGGCTCCGCTGATGGCCTTTGCCGGTTCGCCGCTTGACCGGGCGGATCATATCCGGGTCGATCAGGCCGCGCTCGGGAACCTGATGAACTGGCGGGCGCGGGTGATGAACCTTGATGGCTTGCTGCCCGAATTCGACGATCAGGGGCGCCTGTTGTGGCACACCATCGCCGATGTGGCGCCCGATGCGGAGCTGGTGTTCCTCGGCATGCTCGATGACAAGGCGCATTTTGCTCCGGTTCCCGCCGAAGGTTCCGGCGGCCCCGCCATGCCGCGCGCATGGCAGGTGATGCAGATGCTCCAGCCGGAGGATCTGGCGATCTATGGCGGGGCGAGGAGCCTCATCGATTGGCACGCGCGGCATCGCTTCTGCGCCAATTGCGGCGCCCCGACCAAGCTGGTGAAGGGCGGCTGGCAGCGGCATTGCGAGGCTTGCGGCACTGATCACTTTCCCCGCACCGATCCGGTGACCATCATGCTGGTGGAACATGAAGACCGGCTGCTGCTCGGTCGTCAGCCCCGTTTCCCGCCGCGGATGTATTCCGCGCTCGCAGGCTTCGTGGAGCCGGGCGAGACGATCGAGGAAGCGGTCGCGCGCGAAATTCACGAAGAGGCTGGCGTGCGTGTGCGTGATGTGCGCTACATCGCCAGCCAGCCTTGGCCTTTCCCGAGCCAGCTGATGATCGGCTGCACCAGCGTGGCCGACGATCCCGAACTCACCATCGACAAGACTGAACTGGAAGATGCGCGCTGGTTCACCCGTGCCGAGCTGGAAGAGGCCCGCGCGGCGGGCGAGCATGGCACTGACCTGCTCTATTTCCCGCGTCCCTTCGCCATTGCGCATCATCTGGTCAGTTGGTGGCTGGACCGATGA
- a CDS encoding serine hydrolase domain-containing protein, producing the protein MIDPRRALPQTGPRTRSGDSAPMTNTSFVSPVVSRRDLFRQSALFAGGAALAGLPFGRQLLAHDVSENWPAVAALAQKYVGTRKLANLYMTFGWGQEDHAHTVGGGTLSLAKPTPVDENSLFRIYSMSKPITGMATMILIDEGKLGLDQPVAEILPAFRDMQVLIDPEGPLEETVPAIRPITIRQLLTHTSGLGYQIISKGPLQKAYNEQGLVGGRVSRMPIPGIEPVTPAPGLAEWADRLAGLPLMYQPATKWSYSCSIDLLGRVIEVASGMEFEAFLKQRIFDPCGMTSTWMQVPASEAHRLTDNYGIVGGVPFPIDPGANSIYLDPPEVPAGGGGLVSSPKDYDRFLRMLLGYGRLDGKFVMSEEAVRVGTSNLVPATVDLTGSWVEGEGHGAGGRSKGAQFGWGGAAGTLAAVDFDLGLRSCLFTQYMPAEAYPIRDEFMAAMEADMAMMRAKKKQAA; encoded by the coding sequence ATGATTGACCCGCGCCGCGCCCTGCCGCAGACAGGGCCGCGCACCCGATCCGGAGATTCTGCCCCGATGACCAACACCAGCTTTGTTTCGCCCGTTGTCTCGCGCCGCGACCTGTTCCGGCAAAGCGCGCTTTTCGCGGGCGGCGCGGCGCTCGCTGGCTTGCCGTTTGGCCGCCAATTGCTTGCCCATGATGTTTCGGAGAATTGGCCCGCAGTTGCCGCACTGGCGCAGAAATACGTCGGCACCCGCAAGCTCGCCAACCTCTACATGACTTTCGGCTGGGGGCAGGAAGATCACGCCCACACGGTGGGCGGCGGCACGCTCTCGCTCGCCAAGCCGACGCCGGTGGACGAAAATTCCCTGTTCCGCATCTATTCGATGTCGAAGCCGATTACCGGCATGGCGACGATGATCCTGATCGACGAAGGCAAGCTCGGCCTCGATCAGCCAGTCGCCGAGATTCTGCCCGCCTTCCGCGATATGCAGGTGCTGATCGACCCCGAAGGTCCGCTTGAGGAGACTGTCCCGGCGATCCGCCCGATCACCATTCGCCAACTGCTGACCCACACGTCGGGGCTGGGCTATCAGATCATTAGCAAGGGGCCGCTGCAGAAGGCCTATAACGAACAGGGTCTGGTCGGCGGGCGGGTGAGCCGCATGCCGATCCCCGGGATCGAGCCGGTCACCCCTGCGCCGGGCCTTGCAGAATGGGCTGACCGCCTTGCCGGGCTGCCGCTGATGTATCAGCCTGCGACGAAGTGGAGCTATTCCTGCTCGATTGATCTGCTTGGGCGTGTGATCGAGGTGGCGAGCGGGATGGAGTTCGAGGCCTTTCTCAAGCAGCGGATATTCGATCCCTGCGGCATGACCAGCACGTGGATGCAGGTTCCAGCGAGCGAGGCGCACCGGTTGACCGATAATTACGGCATCGTCGGCGGTGTGCCTTTCCCGATCGATCCGGGGGCGAATTCGATCTATCTCGATCCGCCCGAAGTCCCCGCCGGCGGCGGCGGGCTGGTGTCGAGTCCGAAGGATTACGACCGCTTCCTCAGGATGTTGCTGGGCTATGGCCGGCTCGACGGCAAGTTCGTCATGAGCGAGGAAGCGGTGCGGGTCGGAACTTCGAACCTTGTCCCGGCGACGGTCGATCTCACTGGCAGCTGGGTTGAAGGCGAGGGCCACGGCGCGGGCGGGCGTTCCAAGGGCGCACAGTTCGGTTGGGGCGGGGCGGCTGGAACGCTGGCGGCGGTCGATTTCGACCTCGGCCTGCGCAGCTGTCTGTTCACCCAGTACATGCCGGCGGAAGCCTATCCGATCCGCGACGAATTCATGGCCGCGATGGAAGCCGACATGGCGATGATGCGTGCGAAAAAGAAGCAGGCCGCCTGA
- a CDS encoding A/G-specific adenine glycosylase yields the protein MTASISATIAERLLAWYDANARDLPWRLPPGEPLPDDPAWPYRVWLSEVMLQQTTVSAVKPYFEKFTQTWPDVEALAAASDDAVMAAWAGLGYYSRARNLVKCARAVAERGGFPSTEAELRALPGLGDYTAAAIAAIAFGRRAVVVDANVERVVARLFAIREPLPKARKAIRAAADRITPDARAGDFAQGLMDLGSHICTSKVPRCLLCPLSELCEGRRQGAPESLPVKPPKKQVPERSGTAFWITRSHGTEVWLVTRPGTGMLGGMRALPDDGWSARVDGSGKPPLAGAWRSVGAVRHGFTHASLTLQVLAMDTRDQPRGEGQWWPVAQIGEAGLATLFAKAAGLALAEA from the coding sequence GTGACTGCCAGTATCTCCGCCACCATCGCCGAGCGCCTGCTTGCCTGGTATGATGCTAACGCCCGCGATCTGCCCTGGCGTCTGCCGCCGGGCGAACCGCTCCCTGATGATCCGGCCTGGCCTTATCGGGTGTGGCTGTCCGAGGTGATGTTGCAGCAGACCACAGTGTCAGCGGTGAAGCCGTATTTCGAGAAGTTCACGCAGACATGGCCCGATGTCGAGGCGCTGGCCGCTGCGAGCGATGACGCTGTCATGGCGGCATGGGCGGGACTGGGCTATTATTCGCGGGCCCGCAATCTGGTGAAATGTGCGCGCGCTGTGGCTGAGCGGGGCGGGTTTCCCTCAACCGAGGCAGAGCTGCGCGCGCTGCCCGGCCTTGGCGATTACACCGCCGCCGCGATTGCCGCGATTGCCTTTGGACGGCGCGCGGTGGTGGTCGATGCCAATGTCGAACGTGTGGTCGCACGGCTGTTTGCGATCCGTGAACCGCTCCCCAAGGCGAGGAAGGCGATCCGCGCCGCCGCCGATCGGATCACGCCCGATGCAAGGGCGGGGGACTTTGCCCAGGGTCTGATGGATCTGGGCAGTCACATCTGCACCAGCAAGGTCCCGCGCTGCCTTCTGTGTCCGCTGTCAGAGCTCTGCGAAGGCCGCAGGCAGGGCGCGCCTGAGAGCCTGCCGGTCAAGCCGCCGAAAAAGCAGGTACCCGAACGCAGCGGCACGGCGTTTTGGATCACCCGCAGCCACGGTACCGAGGTCTGGCTTGTCACCCGGCCCGGCACCGGGATGCTCGGCGGCATGCGCGCCTTGCCCGATGATGGCTGGAGCGCGCGGGTCGATGGCTCTGGCAAACCGCCGCTGGCAGGGGCATGGCGCAGTGTCGGCGCTGTGCGCCATGGCTTCACCCACGCAAGCCTGACCTTGCAGGTGCTGGCGATGGACACCCGGGATCAGCCGCGGGGCGAAGGGCAATGGTGGCCGGTCGCACAGATTGGTGAAGCAGGGCTTGCGACCCTGTTCGCCAAGGCGGCCGGGCTGGCTCTGGCCGAGGCTTAG